The following DNA comes from Thermanaerothrix sp..
ATTGAAGCGACCTTTGATTTTCCCCTCTCGGTCAAACCGATAGATACTTTCCGTCGGTTCTCCGGATCCGTCTCCCGCTTGATATACCCTGCCTCATACAGGCTATCCGCTGTTCGGCTTAAGGTGCTCACATCAAGGGAGAGGGCCTGCGAAAGCTCAGTCAAGTTTGCATTATTCCTTTCTTCTGCCTCAAGAAGAAAATGGCACTGAGCTACGGTGATCCCGCAGCAGTCAGTCTCTTTTTCTAAGACCAGACCAATCTCCCTTTCCAGGGCCCGTAATGAACGACGGAAGGCCCGGATCG
Coding sequences within:
- a CDS encoding MarR family transcriptional regulator; translated protein: MTQEKHLDTETIRAFRRSLRALEREIGLVLEKETDCCGITVAQCHFLLEAEERNNANLTELSQALSLDVSTLSRTADSLYEAGYIKRETDPENRRKVSIGLTERGKSKVAS